The Novosphingobium humi DNA window CAATGGCCGCCGCGCCCGCCAGAAATTCGGCAAATTCCTCAAACCCCAGCGCCAGCGCCACCGGAAAACCGATGGACGACCACAGCGAATAACGCCCGCCCACGCTTTCGGGGAAAGGCAGGATGCGGGTTTCATCCACGCCCCATTCCACCGCCTTTTCCGGCGCGGCGGTCAGCGCGACCACGCGGCCATAGGGATCATCAACGCCGTTTTCCTTCAGCCAGTTCAGAGCCGATTTGGCGTTGGTCATCGTCTCGATGGTGGTGAAGGTTTTGGACGCCACCGCAATCAGGGTCGTGGCTGGATCGGCCTTGGCAAAGGCGGCCTCGAGCGCGCAGCCGTCGATATTGGCGACGACATGCACCTGCACCACGCAGCCGTCGCGGGTCAGCGCATCGATCGCCAGCGCCGGGCCGAGCGCCGAGCCGCCGATGCCGATGTGGATCAGATGCCTGACCTCGCCCAGCGCGCCTTCGTGGATCGCGCCCACCAGCGAGGCCATGCGCTGATGCAGGGCTTGGGCCTCCTCGACGCTGGTGTCCTTGCCCACGCCGCGCTGGGCGGTGTGCTCGGCGGCGCGGCCTTCGGTGTTGTTGATCTTTTCGCCGCCGAACAGTTGCGCGCGGCGCCCGTCGAAATCCTGCGCCGCGGCCAGAGCCTCGAACCCGGCGATATGCGCGTCATCCAGATGCATCTTGGACCAGTCGAAGCGGATGCCGCCCAGCCCTTCGCCCAGCTCGAAACGGGTGGAGAGCTTGCTCAGGCGATCGGCATCCCCGGCGAACAATTCCGCCAAAGTGGGGCGCGGCAGACCCGCCAGATGGTCCCATGCAGCCTTGACCGATTGGTTGGTGGACACGTTCGCTTCACTCCCGTCTTGCAGATGCGATCAATAATTCGCCCGAACCTATGCCCTTTGCGCAAGGATAGGCCAAGGGTGCGGCGCAGCAATTTTCCTTTTATCGCCCCGCTGAATACGTTTTGTGACGCAAGGATGGTCCAAACTTGCACGGTTCATCCCCTGCTCAGCCAAACCATGGCTTGACGCGGCGCTTCTGGGCCAACATGGCAGCACGGCCAGATTCAAGGATGAGCAAAGATGAGCCAAGCCGAACCCGCCACCAAGCCCGGCGCCAAACCGGAAAAACAGGAGGAGAACTTTTTCGTTTTCCTTATCAAGCTGGTGGTGATCGTTGCTGTGTTCCGCAGCTTCATCTTCTCGCCCTTTAACATCCCCAGCGAATCGATGCTGCCGCGTCTGGTCAATGGCGACTATTTGCTGGCCGCCAAATGGCCCTATGGCTATTCGCGCTATTCGATGCCCTTCAGCCTGCCGCTGATCCCGAGCCGCATTCTGGCCACCCAGCCCAAGCGCGGCGATGTGGTGATCTTCAAGGCTCCGCCGACCAATCAGGATGACTGGATCAAGCGCGTGATCGGCCTGCCGGGCGACACGATCCAGATGAAGGGCGGCGTCCTCTACATCAACGGCAATGCCGTGCCCAAGCAGAGAATCGAGGATTTCGAGATCGCCGTCTCGCCCAACACCTCCTGCTATCAGCCGCGCTATGGCATGAGCGTCAATTACGAGACGGTGAAGGACGGCAAGACCATCTGTCACTATCCGCAATATCGCGAAACGCTGCCCGCCGATAACGGGAAACCGGGCAAGTCGTATAACGTGCTCGATATGGAAACCACGCCGCAGGACAATACAATGCCTTATATCGTGCCCGAAGGCGCGCTGTTCCTGATGGGCGATGACCGCGACAATTCGCAGGACAGCCGTTTCCCGGTCGAAGTGGGCGGCATCGGCTATGTGCCCCAGGGCAATCTGGTGGGCCGCGCCACCATCGTGATGTGGTCGACCGACGGCTCGG harbors:
- the pgi gene encoding glucose-6-phosphate isomerase, with product MSTNQSVKAAWDHLAGLPRPTLAELFAGDADRLSKLSTRFELGEGLGGIRFDWSKMHLDDAHIAGFEALAAAQDFDGRRAQLFGGEKINNTEGRAAEHTAQRGVGKDTSVEEAQALHQRMASLVGAIHEGALGEVRHLIHIGIGGSALGPALAIDALTRDGCVVQVHVVANIDGCALEAAFAKADPATTLIAVASKTFTTIETMTNAKSALNWLKENGVDDPYGRVVALTAAPEKAVEWGVDETRILPFPESVGGRYSLWSSIGFPVALALGFEEFAEFLAGAAAIDEHFANTDGAANLPLRAAFADQLYTRLRGCQTRACFAYDERLALLPDYLQQLEMESNGKSVTFDGAPLDGPSAPITWGGVGTDAQHAVFQLLHQGTIVVPVDFIASIAPGDQLDPAHHRILLMNCFAQGAALMAGKDSADKSRSYPGNRPSATILIDDLSPASLGALIAFHEHRTFANAVLLGINPFDQFGVELGKQIANAIDKGEAQFDASTTALLAEAGLA
- the lepB gene encoding signal peptidase I, translated to MSQAEPATKPGAKPEKQEENFFVFLIKLVVIVAVFRSFIFSPFNIPSESMLPRLVNGDYLLAAKWPYGYSRYSMPFSLPLIPSRILATQPKRGDVVIFKAPPTNQDDWIKRVIGLPGDTIQMKGGVLYINGNAVPKQRIEDFEIAVSPNTSCYQPRYGMSVNYETVKDGKTICHYPQYRETLPADNGKPGKSYNVLDMETTPQDNTMPYIVPEGALFLMGDDRDNSQDSRFPVEVGGIGYVPQGNLVGRATIVMWSTDGSVSWYKPWTWLTAARWNRIGGTF